In Miscanthus floridulus cultivar M001 chromosome 8, ASM1932011v1, whole genome shotgun sequence, the sequence aggatcttgttatacaggagcctgtagaatcaattgtctcttggcaaTGAAAAGCAACGACAACCCATATGAAAGTgtcagtagctgaggccccagaagatctcaaagaattagtaaaccagttttttccaatgactatgaagtctatgttaataaagaaattcaaatgaagtgtaatcccacctcatttgaagaagccatgagaagcgtttactcatttaaatggcaagaagATATGAAGTTGAAataaattcgatgaataccaacgatgtttgggacttagaagtaattcctaatgaagacaaaatagtaggctgttaaTGGGTCTATAAGATAAAATGTTGACTCCAAAGGAAATGTAGAAAGaaataaagcacgacttgtagtaaaaggctttatgcaaagaggatggatagattacgatgagagttttctctctagtctcatcCAAGGATTCTTTAGAATTGAAATGGTGTTATTGGCACATtaagatttagagttacatcagatggatgtaaagacggcattcctcaacggggatttgtatgaaaaatgTTTTCATGGcacaactcaaaaggttttgtcatggaagaaaagaacatatgggacgCCGCtcgtagaaatccatttatgagttaaaagtaagtctctagacagtaacatttaaagttgatgaaacaatgagaaagtttgggttttaaagaaaatgagaaggacaatagcattTATGTGAGTATCAaaaatggaaaattcattttccacatcctatgaatagatgacattctactcattagtagtgatgttaatctattattggagaagaagttttgtccttaaGTTTccatgtgaatgatcttggtgaagcgtcattggttttaggaatcaaaattcaccgagatagaagaaaatggggtattaggactatcgcaaaggcatacttagaaaagattataaagaaataaagtatgcatgcgagtaaacctacgcctgttACTAtaatcaagggtaatagatttaggaactttaagtgtttcagaaaccgatatgagatcgatcaaatgaacatggttccatatgtttcagttgttggaagcttgatgagtgtacaagtacaagtaagaacttaccctgacgtagtttacgtatctgagatattttggcagaagtccagtctagatatagatcactggaatagagttaagaatgtcttacaattttgcaaagtatcataggcctcatgctgagtaagaaagaacaaatactcttaaatagttgagggtacaaatgttaagtcttggcgagatgtgtagtgaaatccataatagttgctaacactcgcagttggagtattattgtggaaaagctccaaagaaacagttgtggtgtcatcagtgatgcatatgatggtatagcttgacatgaggcttaagaaACAAGCAAAAGGTGGTTAAGGGAatttgtacccggatttaacaatggtagacaacaacaataattatttaaagtaagttaactcctaagacaacatatcaagtatgctgccaaacacattgacacttagttatatgttgtaaaggagaaaatctaaaatcattttgaaagcactgagcacataagtaccgagtaagtacttgcggatccgcttaccaaaggctaaccacccagtgcgttcagagaacacacagtcgacgtGAGTTTAtagaaaagcctatgatttctggatactaagggcctagttgagtatctgtttcaaaacagagaggtgcattgtagctgttaaatctaatggcaactgactgtgACGATgaagcacgctctatgcactgatctgtgatggaataaaAAAAAGATAATGAAAGTTGAGTTTTAAGTATGAGGTGAGATCAAGGAGGAGATTGTTAGTGTTGATCTCATCCGACTCGGCCCAACGGTCGAGTCGGGCCTTGATccagtgccctgatcgggggcatccAACCAAACCAAGGTTGGTGGGGCCCCCGTCACACAGCACCATATAGAAGCAGATAGGGGCCAGGGCACATGATAcaaggttcacctgagccgctaGACGCCCCCACCTACTTCCTAAACCTAGACCGATCGAGAGGGGTGCTgctagcgacgggaagcaccaccaccgcctctgcaCCATGCCGGACGTCTACGCCATGCCGGACTCCACTGCATTCTCTACCctgacgccgccgccaccggatccACCGCCGCCGGACGACTCCACCGACTGGACCTCGACATGGACGGCTCATCCTTTCCCAAAGCCGACAGTCAGCCACtcctacatctccctctctcactgtCTCCCTCTTTATATCAAGTTATAGGTTGAATTGAACTAAACAAGTACCGGATTCACCCTCCAATCTACACCTAGATGATCCTAAGAATCTAACAGCCTGAAGCTAGTGGATTTACCATTGCCCACTATCATAGTTCTACCTTTCAAGTATACAGGTCTTACTTTCAGTAAGTCATTCCAGACAGAAGAGTTTCTGGGGCTTTTCTTTAAGTGAGCAATGACCCCTTTTTTCAGATACTTTTTCCTGATGATATCTTGCCAGATTCCCTCTCCATTTTCAGCTTTCCACCACCACTTACAAAGTAAGCTGATATTCATTCTCCTCAGATCCTTAACCCCTAGACcacctttattctttggttttGTAATTCTGGCCCACTTAACTAAATCGTATTTCCTTTTTAAATTCCCCCCTTGCCAGAAAAATCTTTTCCTGACAGAGTCCATCTTGTTAAGGACTGACACAGGCAGCCAAAACATGGACATAGCATATACAGTAAACTTCTGCATCTAAGAAAAGATCATAACCACACGAAGTTCAAGTCACTGGGGCATGTTCGTCATCAGCTCAGGGTTCACAGAAAGATGACACCTGCACACGGTCGTTTAACAAAATGATCTTGAGCTTCTTTTAGTTAATTGTCCAAATTGTTAGAAACCTGAATAAGAGAGAAATTGCGCACGGAATATCACTTCGACTCAAGTTGCTGAAGAGCTAAGCAAAACTTGTCTTTCTGAAATTGCATAAATTTCTCATGCTACAGAGGCTCAAACAACAAGCCTAAAGGGTTTCCATTACAGAATATTAACTGAAGCTCCAGCTACCGTAAAAATTACAATAAAGAATGCGCATTTCTGCCATTTCAGAGGGTCTTGCCAAGGGAGCACAAGTAGTGTCTCTGTTCCCTGCGCGGCGAACAGTCCCCCATTTTTGGTTCTGCAGATCAGCTAAAGAAGCTGGCGCCCTGCATGCAAGCAAGAATAAACCTGCGTCAATAACAACATTTCGATCATTTACGTTTGAATTCCAAATGTGTTGTACTACCAATTGCAAGAAACCACAGCAAGGTGGGAAACATCGTGGAATTTCGTTAGAGTTTGATGAAAACATGACCCGAAATAAGCCAAGAGCAAGGTGGAAAAACAACGAGAAATTGAGTTGATTCAGAACTCACACAACGCTATATAACCTCCATCCATCCTAGGTGCAGAGGATGAACTTGCCGGAgggcaaggcggcggcggcgacggcgaggaggcAGAGTGTGACGACGTTCTGCCGACACCACCGGAGCGGTGCCCACGCGCCCGCGCCCTCCACGCTGGCGCACTTGGCCCTCGTCACCCCGTACTGCGGCTCCTTGGACAGGTCGAACGCGGCGCCCTTCAAGCGCAGCTCCTGCACGGCCCGCGCGAGCGCGCGCGCGTCGCCGCGGTCCCGGCGAAGCCGCGCCGCGGCGCGCCAGTAGGCGCACACCCGGAGCTGCACGGCCACGGCGAGCGCGAGCGACGCCGCCAGGGACAGAGACGACGGCGCCCACCACCTCCTGCACGCggcggaaggggaaggggaagcggcggcggtggaggcggacGCGGCCACGGACGCAGCGAAGAGGAGCACGAGGGAGAGgccgtggaaggcgaggaaggccgCGCAGAGGTAGAAGGCGTCCCGGCGCGCCGTGTCCATGCGCGCTTCCAGCGCGCAAGCGCGGCGGCCCAGGCGGTCCTCCTCCCACTGCCACAGCTTGAGCAGCAGCAGGTGCCCCGCACTCGCTGCGATCTCCCCGAGCGGGTGGCcctcacccgccgccgccgccgtcgacttGTCAAGAAAGGCCTCCTCGCCTCCGTAGGCTTCGCCGCCGTCGACGGCCACCGGGATCTCCACGACGTGGGCCTCGTTCTTGGCCGGCTCCGCCATGGCAAAGGTCGTCGGTTCTtggtttctttctttccttttgtcTATCTAGGAAGAACGGATCTTTGTCGGGACCGGACTTGGGGGAGGAAACAGGGGAAGCGGCGATCTCTCAGGGAAAGATCAGAGTTGATGTGAGATCGGAGTCCGGAAGGGGAAGCGCAGATGGAAAGGCGAGAGTGGAAGCACGGTGATCGATCTGGCGGCCGCCGTGGGTTGGGCGCGGCGCGGCTTAAGGCCGGCGGGATGGCGCTGCGTCCAACGGTCGGGTGGCCGAGCGCTTTTGGGAGAGGCAGGCAACGGTCACATCTTGGGTGGGCCTTGTAGTGTTTCCGTGGGCCACAAAGGGCCCATAGACCTTGAGGGCTGCTGTGTTGTGGGAGATATTAGGTCCAAAGTCATAGACCGAAGGCCCAACTGAAACTTGTATACCCACGAGAAAAGTGTGACGCGAGGGAGATCGAGAGCAGCGTCACCACTATCCGATGCGGTAGGCGTGTGCGGACAACGCCGGCGACGAGCTGAGCCGACGACGCGATACGGTGAGCACCGCGGATGTCACACCGAAGATTATATTCCCCGGGCGTTCGACCGCATCGCTCATCACACCGGGCGTGTCGTATCTCTTCCGTTACCTTTCGCCGTCACCGGCGGCCGGTTGACACCGCTGCTGGCTTCTGCGAGCACTCCATTTCCATGGCGCTCGACGGCATGTCGCATCTATAAGTATTCGCCTTCCGGGTCAGCTTGTTTGCACACGACAAGTCCAGGGAGTAGGGCAGGGAGACGTGGCTTGCTTCTGCCTCCCAGCCATGGCGCGCTTCGCCTCCGCCGTCCTCCTCGCCGCTGCCCTGCTCATGGTAATGATCGATCGAACAACCCGCTGGTCAGTGCACGTAAGGTAGAGGAAGACGCATTCACGAAGTTCTCCTTGCCTCCCCTCCCCCTGGGCTTCACTTGTTCAGGCTGGACGGCTGACGAATGCGGGGCCATCGACGACGGCCGAGGAGGTGTTCTGGCGCGCACTCCTGCCAGGCTCCGCCGTGCCGGACGCCGTCCTCCAGCTCCTACGCCCAGGTCGGTTCTCCTCTCACTTTGCTGGTTCTATCTTGGAGAATGTACGGTTTGATCAGGGACCAATGCACTTGCACATGTGAATGGAACGTTCAGCTACGACTACATCACCTACGAAGCGCCCAGCGAGCCAAGGGGTACCGGCCAGCGGCGGCGCgagagacgacgacgacgacgacgacccttCGTTCAAAGGCTACGAGTTCAGCTACGACGCGCCCATTGCGACGACGCGAGGCGGTGGGGCGGCCACGCCGACGCCGACGGCCCCGACGGCGGCGGTGTTCTTCCACGAGGAGGCGGTGCGCGTGGGCGAGCGCCTGCCGCTCCACTTCCGGGCCGCGGCGCCAGCCGCGCTGGGTCTCCTGCCGCGCGGCGTCGCGGACTCCATCCCGTTCACGACGGCGGCGCTTCCGGCCGTCCTCGCGCTCTTCGGCGTCCCGCCGGGCTCGTCCagggccgccgccatggccgagacGCTGCGCACCTGCGAGCGGCCCCCGCCAGTCGCCGGGGAGGCCGAGGAGGCCAGGTTCTGCGCCACGTCGCTGGAGGCCATGGTGGAGCGCGCCGTGGCGGCGCTGGGCACGCGCGACGTCCGTGCGGTCACCTCCGCGCTGCCCCGCGCGGGGCTGCCGCCGCAGGCGTACACCGTCCGCGCCGTGCGGCGCATCGGCGGCGGCGCCAGCTTCGTGGCGTGCCACGACGAGGCGTACCCGTACACCGTGTACTGGTGCCACGGCACGGGGCCCGCCAGGGCGTACCTGGTGGAGATGGAGggcgcccgcggcggcggcgcggtcaCCGTGGCCTTTGTCTGCCACACCGACACGTCCCGGTGGAACCCGGAGCACGTCTCGTTCAAGGTCCTCGGCACCAAGCCCGGCGGCGCGCCCGTCTGCCACCTGATGCCGTACGGCCACGTCATCTGGGCCAAGAACGTGAAGCCCTCGCCGGCGTGAGGAGCTAGCGGGGCACCATTAATATCCATTCATTCCGCTGGAGAATGAAGTATTTCTGTGTTGTATTCAGGACTTGGCCGTCTGATCTGCTCTTGTTTCTGCCTGTCCTGTGGTGTTCTGTGCCTGGTCACTAGACCAgcgtctgcaataaaatggactcTGCTGTGTGCAGTTTGTGCTACATGAacataggccccgtttagatccaaatttttttagtttttggttactgtagcactttcgtttttatttgtcaattaatgtctaattatggaataattaggttcgaaagtttcgtctcacgatttctcatccaactgtgcaattagtttttttttcgtctatatttagtactccatgcatacgccgcaagattcgatgtgacgggtaccgCGAACGGAGCCATACTCTATTGTGAAATCACTTATAACGCGCTGTGACAAAGAACTGAGTCTGAACAGGAAAAGGAACTGCTGGTCGACTATCCACAGAGCTTTCCGACCAAGTGTGCGTGTTGCTTTCTCACCTCTTGGTCGGAAAGGTTACTGCTGACGTTTCTCCATGGTGTACGGGATGGGGAAAAACAGAATTTGGCACACCTGACCATCTGTTCCTGCAAAGCAATGGCAAATTCAAAGATCCAAACAAACCAGACCCAATATGGATGTGTACGAAAACAAAAGTATGCTGTGTGATGGATCGAGTAGCTCGCCCTCCTCCTATCAGTCCTCATCCTTTGATAGTGGTACATATTGATATGAGTATATCTAATCAAACAAGCAAAATGAACAACAGATCAAAAATAAATCAATCAAAGAAGGAAATAAACAGCTGACCCACAAAAACTGAATATAGTCACTGAATCATTAGGATGCTAATCAAACTTCTGGTACGCATATTTGTAACTGACACAGCAAAACAATATGCATGGCGTACAAATTTTTTTCAAACTGAAAGATCGTCAATGATACATAACTGCTAGCCCTTTTTATCACCATACAGTTTTGTATGAACATGTCTGAGAGATTTAAGTAGAAGCAGAGCCAAAGTATTCATGTAATAGTTTAGTGAAGCACAAACCATATTGTAAACCATCCTGTACCAACCTCTTTTTGAAAAAGGGAACTGATAGGAAGGAGACATTGCAATGTAGTTTGAAAATTTATTCTCTAAATATCACAGTAGCCATGTGTATTCTATAGAATTAGATAAAATATCATTTACTTTTATAAATAGTTTCCTGAGAGCAGAAAATCATGGACACTTTTTTTCTTAGAAGTGAAGGACATGAACAAGGGAGCAGATCATTCATTAAAAGATTAAATGATTCAGTTACCTTAGCATGAATATAGGGACctggaaagagaaaaaaaattaaatttactgTTTTTTCTACGGTTTTTTTTAGGTCAACGACGGGGGGAGGAGGGGTTGGTTAAGAGATCCCCACCTGATATATATTAAGCCACATATGCCGCCGTGAGCCTGTGGGTGGCGGGGCACATGGCCCAAACAAAGTTTTCAGAGTTACAAATGGAGAGGGGTAGACTCAAATAGGCAAAAGATTACACCAAATAGAGGAAAGACGAGCATCATTCTTTGGCAGGCGGCATCTCCATTGTCGCGCTGATTCTTGGCAAGCAGTGATCAGGCGCTGGTGATCTGGGTGCATGCCTCTAAACACAAATGTCACAGGTATCCTCGTCAAGTACCTTCTCGTCAGTTGACTCCCACAGGCACCGAACTTCAGCTATTACCTCAGCCTGCCAGCCTATGTGTCTCCAGAAAGCTTGGGCAAAAGGGCAACCTGAAATTATGTGGGCCGCATTCTCAAGCCCATGGCCACAAATGTCACAGGTATCCTCGTCAAGTACCTTCTTGTGCAGCAGATTGCTCTTGCAGTTGATTCTATTCTTCGTTAGCAACCATCCAAAGAACTTCACCCAGGGAGTGGCTATGTTCTTCCAGACAAACTGGTAGGCTGGGCAGGAGCTGCTGTTTCTCATAGAGGCTCTGTAAATCATACCTGAGAGCAGCCGCTGGTTGTTATCAGCAAAGAAGCATGATCTTTTGTCACTGCTGTTGTTGAGGGAGACCTCCTGTAACATGGACTCTAGCTTTTGTAGTTCTTCTATCGCCTGCCGACTTAGCCGCCGTTGTAACTGTGAGAGCAGTGATCTTGACAGCACCTCCCGGATTGAGGCTCCTTGCTCCACACAATGGCCGTGTAAGACCGGGAGGCTCTCTGCTAGTGGACAATCTCCTAACCAGACATCATCCCAAAATGCCGTGCTGCGTCCATCCCCAACATCAACCCTGGTAATCTTGCGGTATGCTGGAAGGAGCCCTCGAAGGACATCCCAGTGCACGCCGGCCAAATCCCCCTGCAGGCTATGTAGTTGTGTCTGTGTTTTTGCCCAGGTTGCCCATGCAGACCCCTCAGAGTGATGCAGCCGCTGTATCAGTTTGAGCAGCAAGCTCGCATTTTGTGTGTCCAGCCTTTTGATCCCATTATTCTACAGTTTGCATCATGCGCTTGGTACATACAGTAGAGAAAGAAATATTGCAAGGAAGATTTATTTTTTTCCCTGATGCCTTGCACCACGCACTTGGTACATGTAGTCTAGAAAGAAACATTGCAAGAAAGAATAAGGCTGTTGTTTCTTTACTGCCTTAACCTTATAGAAGAAGTGTCAGTTATCATAGTACAAGGCTAGCAGGCAACACTGATTATTAGCAAGTGCACTTACAAAGGCTGATGTGTCTAGATGCAATGTAATCGGTCTGAAATAGGTAAACCACCAAACCTCACAGCTGAGCAACTTATATGGTagcaaacatgacatgtcattgTATACAAATACATGTAGTATCCTATGGTGCCAGTTTTGCATACACATGGTAGAAAACTTAGCTGtagtcccggttctcaaccccctttaaTTCCGGTTTTAGAA encodes:
- the LOC136472789 gene encoding uncharacterized protein, with the translated sequence MAEPAKNEAHVVEIPVAVDGGEAYGGEEAFLDKSTAAAAGEGHPLGEIAASAGHLLLLKLWQWEEDRLGRRACALEARMDTARRDAFYLCAAFLAFHGLSLVLLFAASVAASASTAAASPSPSAACRRWWAPSSLSLAASLALAVAVQLRVCAYWRAAARLRRDRGDARALARAVQELRLKGAAFDLSKEPQYGVTRAKCASVEGAGAWAPLRWCRQNVVTLCLLAVAAAALPSGKFILCT
- the LOC136472790 gene encoding protein RAFTIN 1A-like, with translation MARFASAVLLAAALLMAGRLTNAGPSTTAEEVFWRALLPGSAVPDAVLQLLRPATTTSPTKRPASQGVPASGGARDDDDDDDPSFKGYEFSYDAPIATTRGGGAATPTPTAPTAAVFFHEEAVRVGERLPLHFRAAAPAALGLLPRGVADSIPFTTAALPAVLALFGVPPGSSRAAAMAETLRTCERPPPVAGEAEEARFCATSLEAMVERAVAALGTRDVRAVTSALPRAGLPPQAYTVRAVRRIGGGASFVACHDEAYPYTVYWCHGTGPARAYLVEMEGARGGGAVTVAFVCHTDTSRWNPEHVSFKVLGTKPGGAPVCHLMPYGHVIWAKNVKPSPA